Proteins from one Telopea speciosissima isolate NSW1024214 ecotype Mountain lineage chromosome 1, Tspe_v1, whole genome shotgun sequence genomic window:
- the LOC122643598 gene encoding protein HEAT INTOLERANT 4-like: MARGTKRKAKQIEESKSTEELPKESTKASIKAKRVKASASRKHEVEPEYFPEKRNLEDLWQAAFPVGTEWDQLDSLNKFKWNFSNLENAFEEGGVLHGKKVYVFSCTEPQLVAYKDENKIICIPVVVAVVSPFPPSDMIGIKSVQRETEEIIPMRQMKMDWVPYIPLEDRNSQVDRLNSQIYILNCTQRR, from the exons ATGGCGAGAGGTACGAAGAGGAAGGCGAAACAGATTGAAGAAAGCAAATCTACTGAGGAACTCCCCAAGGAATCTACAAAAGCTTCCATCAAAGCAAAACGAGTCAAAGCTTCTGCTTCTCGTAAACATGAAGTCGAGCCTGAATACTTCCCTGAGAAGCGGAATCTG GAAGATCTGTGGCAGGCTGCATTTCCTGTAGGCACAGAG TGGGATCAATTGGACTCGCTCAATAAGTTCAAGTGGAATTTTTCGAACTTGGAA AATGCATTTGAAGAGGGTGGAGTTCTTCATGGAAAGAAAGTTTACGTCTTCAGTTGTACAGAGC CTCAATTGGTCGCCTACAaggatgaaaataaaataatctgCATACCTGTTGTAGTGGCG GTTGTGTCTCCTTTTCCACCGTCTGATATGATTGGTATCAAATCAGTCCAAAGGGAGACCGAAGAAATAATACCAATGAGGCAAATGAAAATGGATTGGGTTCCTTATATTCCTTTGGAAGATAG GAATAGTCAAGTGGACAGATTGAACTCCCAAATTTATATACTGAACTGCACTCAAAGAAGGTAA